One genomic region from Yarrowia lipolytica chromosome 1C, complete sequence encodes:
- a CDS encoding uncharacterized protein (Compare to YALI0C12232g, weakly similar to CA3686|IPF4890 Candida albicans unknown function): MNHLENDDKRVSVEEKQLSAEDDTSLSIAEPADDGLPPTDKGIAWIAMIGSTLGLYTSFGYINVVGLFEAYYLHHQLSQYSASTVSWITSLQAFILLGTGVITGRLVEMYGPRKLAIVGTAFTVTGIMTTSVCTKYWHFILAQGICTSIGNSCVYYASIVSVSTWFKKYRATAMGVVVAGSSIGGLTLPFVFSNLQPRIGFPQTVRAIGFIMLGACVICCVTISSRIPPNKELQKKFFDFKTEVKQPLTSLSFCLMVFALFFSYWGLLGTMGYLSTHAIAHGVSQKTAFYIISIYNAASIVGRIGPGFAADKFGTYNLHAASCFLCGILILAWWIPAKSNGTILSFAGVFGFATGPYTSLFANLVADITPPAEIGRRLGVVTFFVSIAALTSMPIAGATLDKEHTKFIGLQVFAGVTMLVGGCFVLASKLAAGKGWLEKF; the protein is encoded by the coding sequence ATGAATCATCTCGAGAACGACGATAAGCGCGTTTCTGTGgaagagaagcagctgaGTGCCGAAGACGACACTTCTCTTTCCATCGCCGAACCTGCTGACGATGGTCTTCCTCCTACCGACAAGGGAATAGCATGGATAGCTATGATTGGAAGTACTCTTGGACTGTACACTTCGTTTGGATACATCAACGTTGTGGGGCTGTTCGAGGCCTATTATTTGCACCACCAACTGTCGCAATATTCGGCTTCAACCGTCTCTTGGATCACGTCTCTTCAGGCCTTCATCCTACTGGGAACAGGAGTTATTACTGGTCGTCTGGTGGAGATGTATGGTCCTCGAAAATTGGCTATTGTGGGAACTGCTTTTACCGTCACCGGTATCATGACTACCTCCGTGTGCACCAAGTATTGGCATTTCATCCTGGCCCAGGGCATCTGCACCTCTATTGGCAACTCGTGTGTTTACTATGCTTCCATTGTTTCCGTGTCCACCTGGTTCAAGAAATACAGAGCTACAGCTATgggagtggtggtggcagGAAGCAGTATTGGAGGCCTGACTCTCCCGtttgtcttctccaacttGCAACCTCGAATCGGCTTTCCCCAGACAGTCAGGGCCATTGGTTTCATCATGTTGGGGGCCTGTGTGATCTGTTGTGTCACCATCAGTTCTCGAATTCCCCCCAACAAGGAGCTTCAGAAGAAATTCTTTGACTTTAAGACGGAGGTGAAGCAGCCGCTGACTTCGCTTTCCTTTTGTCTCATGGTCTTTGcactctttttttcctaCTGGGGACTTTTAGGAACCATGGGATACCTCTCCACTCACGCTATTGCACATGGAGTGAGCCAGAAGACTGCTTTCTACATTATTTCCATCTACAACGCAGCTTCCATTGTGGGTCGAATTGGCCCTGGATTTGCTGCTGACAAGTTTGGCACCTACAACCTCCatgctgcttcttgttTTCTCTGTGGTATTCTGATTCTTGCCTGGTGGATTCCAGCAAAGTCGAACGGCACCATTCTCTCGTTTGCCGGAGTCTTTGGCTTTGCTACTGGTCCCTACACGTCCCTGTTTGCCAACCTGGTTGCCGATATCACTCCTCCTGCTGAGATTGGACGACGACTGGGCGTGGTGACCTTTTTTGTGTCCATTGCTGCCCTCACATCGATGCCTATCGCCGGAGCTACGCTGGACAAGGAGCATACCAAGTTTATTGGACTCCAGGTGTTTGCTGGTGTTACCATGTTGGTGGGAGGATGTTTTGTCCTTGCTAGTAAGCTGGCTGCCGGCAAGGGATGGTTGGAGAAGTTCTAG
- a CDS encoding uncharacterized protein (Compare to YALI0C12254g, similar to Saccharomyces cerevisiae MMT1 (YMR177W) and MMT2 (YPL224C); ancestral locus Anc_6.248, similar to uniprot|Q08970 Saccharomyces cerevisiae YPL224c MMT2 mitochondrial iron transporter), with translation MLRAQLRPRLRGVVPTRFLRTGPVVLNEHKHGPNDKHEHQHGGKEGHKHDHSHGKSGHCHEGHDHSLMGMLKGHSHNHSAQQNPIVSEPNGWKNPAVRITWIGLFSNVGMAGAKGVGGIVFNSQALLADAVHAVGDMVADFLTLATVSMASKDPTRRYPRGYGKVEAMGAVGVSSILILAGIGMAVNGFDAILSTFDLHLPNFMGQFGHSHSHGHVDTSAVTDVADKAAAPVADINAAWLAVASIGIKEWLYRATMKVAIEKRSSVLEANAWHHRLDSLTSVVAAVTIAAGHFFNAAWLDPLGGLLVSYAIIKAGISTGKESVYQLMDRSLALDDETYEMVRDKAEDFLRSKGLDYRVENLQVLPSGPNLSAYLDVIVQKNTLTLPQANQIGREVEEDLMREIVGMKCVDVHIREEGEKLRGII, from the coding sequence ATGTTACGAGCACAACTTCGACCTCGACTGAGAGGAGTGGTTCCGACGCGGTTTTTGCGCACTGGCCCGGTGGTATTGAACGAGCACAAACACGGTCCTAACGACAAGCACGAACACCAACACGGTGGTAAAGAAGGTCACAAACACGACCATAGCCACGGCAAGTCGGGACACTGTCACGAGGGCCACGACCACAGCCTGATGGGCATGCTCAAGGGACACAGTCACAACCACAGCGCCCAGCAAAATCCCATTGTTTCCGAGCCCAATGGGTGGAAGAACCCTGCAGTCCGAATCACCTGGATCGGGCTCTTCTCCAACGTGGGAATGGCGGGAGCCAAGGGCGTGGGAGGCATCGTGTTCAACTCCCAGGCGCTACTGGCCGACGCCGTGCATGCTGTGGGGGACATGGTGGCCGACTTTCTTACGCTAGCTACCGTCTCCATGGCCTCCAAAGATCCGACCAGACGGTACCCTCGAGGTTACGGTAAAGTCGAGGCCATGGGCGCTGTGGGTGTGAGTTCGATTCTGATTCTGGCTGGTATTGGCATGGCAGTCAACGGCTTCGACGCGATCCTTTCCACCTTCGACCTGCATCTGCCAAACTTCATGGGCCAGTTTGGACACTCTCACAGTCATGGCCACGTGGACACTAGTGCGGTGACCGACGTGGCAGACAAGGCGGCGGCTCCTGTGGCCGACATTAACGCCGCATGGCTCGCGGTCGCCTCAATCGGTATCAAGGAGTGGCTCTATCGAGCTACCATGAAGGTGGCCATTGAGAAGCGATCCAGTGTTCTGGAAGCCAACGCATGGCACCACAGACTCGACTCGCTGACGTCGGTTGTCGCTGCAGTCACTATTGCGGCTGGCCACTTCTTTAACGCCGCGTGGCTGGATCCTCTGGGAGGTCTGCTTGTTTCCTACGCCATCATTAAGGCCGGAATTTCGACTGGAAAGGAGTCTGTTTACCAGCTGATGGACCGatctctggctctggacgacgagaCATACGAGATGGTTCGAGATAAGGCAGAGGACTTTCTCCGGTCCAAGGGCTTGGACTACCGAGTGGAGAACCTGCAGGTGCTTCCTTCGGGACCGAACCTCTCGGCTTACCTTGATGTCATTGTCCAGAAGAACACTCTGACTCTGCCCCAGGCTAACCAGATTGGCAGagaggtcgaggaggatctGATGAGAGAGATTGTGGGCATGAAGTGTGTTGATGTGCATATCCGAGAGGAGGGTGAGAAGCTCAGAGGCATTATCTAA
- a CDS encoding uncharacterized protein (Compare to YALI0C12276g, similar to Saccharomyces cerevisiae TAM41 (YGR046W); ancestral locus Anc_1.86, some similarities with uniprot|P53230 Saccharomyces cerevisiae YGR046w similarity to proline transport helper PTH1 C. albicans) — protein MLRVVRHSGALRLGRAGLHNYSPLLNSQQPHSTDKQQNVPESFLKGQKQRENHTTKEGRSPGPHSDLEPLEDTKYSAAARHYIREKRAEEHLKNSPEAEEPLNDARLQFAKDPSIKRYLDANLGSISALTNFSDLPQNFGSNQQIPLDADLRTTLRQVLWTFKAPIRYSFAYGSGVFSQGKESNASKPQVDLIFGVKYPNHWHSLNLKQNPHHYSGLKYLGSDAIAAIQETAAGCYFNPYVEINGLKIKYGVVSMETLSRDLSDWNKLYMAGRMHKPVRILRDDPQMRFVNQANLISALRTALLLLPRHFSELDLYKTIAGISYMGDPRMTFGENPHKIRNIVENQFANFRRLYSPIMDTLPNLSLQSVVGKKLDDNSNLEIGELEQDMDATRRGNMVVRLPAEFKSKLYTRYAHKVDRSTLPDDPHFMEALSRGDASGSGSIANNRCSEFDRIIASDPHLEREAARIIRHTVGWTSAMQTFKGIFTAGLARSAKYSLEKIRKANKAK, from the coding sequence ATGCTCCGAGTGGTTCGACACAGCGGCGCTCTGCGACTCGGCCGAGCAGGCCTCCACAACTATTCGCCCCTGCTCAACTCGCAACAACCGCACAGCACCgacaagcagcagaatgtGCCTGAATCGTTTCTCAAGGGCCAGAAACAGCGAGAGAACCACACAACCAAAGAGGGACGGTCGCCCGGGCCCCATTCCGATCTCGAGCCCCTGGAAGACACAAAGTACTCGGCGGCAGCCCGACACTACatcagagagaagagagccGAGGAACATCTCAAGAACAGCCCCGAGGCCGAAGAACCACTAAACGACGCCCGGCTGCAGTTTGCCAAGGACCCCTCCATCAAGCGATACCTGGACGCCAACCTGGGCTCCATTTCTGCGCTCACCAACTTTTCGGACCTACCTCAGAACTTTGGAAGCAACCAGCAGATTCCTCTGGACGCAGACCTCCGAACCACCCTGCGCCAAGTGCTGTGGACCTTCAAGGCGCCCATCCGGTACTCGTTTGCGTACGGCAGCGGAGTGTTCAGCCAGGGCAAAGAGTCCAATGCCTCCAAACCCCAGGTCGATCTCATCTTTGGAGTCAAGTACCCCAACCACTGGCACTCCCTCAACCTGAAGCAGAACCCCCACCACTACTCGGGTCTCAAGTATCTTGGATCTGACGCAATCGCAGCCATCCAGGAGACCGCTGCTGGCTGTTATTTCAACCCCTACGTTGAGATCAACGGCCTGAAGATCAAGTACGGTGTGGTGTCCATGGAAACTCTCTCGCGTGATCTCTCTGACTGGAACAAGCTTTACATGGCGGGCCGAATGCACAAGCCAGTGCGGATCCTGCGAGATGACCCCCAGATGCGGTTTGTTAACCAGGCCAACCTCATCAGTGCGCTCCGAACCgcgctgcttctgctgcccaGACACTTTTCCGAACTGGATCTTTACAAAACCATTGCCGGTATTTCCTACATGGGCGACCCCCGAATGACTTTTGGTGAGAACCCCCACAAGATCAGAAACATTGTCGAGAACCAGTTCGCCAACTTCCGACGGCTCTACTCGCCCATCATGGACACCCTCCCCAACCTCAGTCTACAGAGCGTGGTTGGAAAGAAGCTGGACGACAACTCGAACCTTGAGATTGGAGAGCTGGAACAGGACATGGACGCTACCCGACGAGGTAACATGGTTGTTCGTCTTCCCGCAGAGTTCAAGAGCAAGCTCTACACTCGATATGCACACAAGGTCGACCGATCGACGCTTCCCGACGACCCCCACTTCATGGAGGCTCTCTCTCGAGGAGATGCCTCTGGCTCCGGCTCCATCGCCAACAACCGATGTTCGGAGTTTGATCGAATCATTGCATCCGATCCGCATCTTGAAAGAGAGGCTGCACGTATCATTCGACACACGGTTGGATGGACATCGGCCATGCAGACTTTCAAGGGCATTTTCACGGCGGGTCTCGCCAGAAGCGCAAAGTACAGTCTCGAGAAGATCCGCAAGGCCAACAAGGCTAAATAG